The Pseudoalteromonas nigrifaciens genome segment ACAAATTCATTAATATTGGCAAAATAAGTACCAATAGCGCCTAAGTTATTCGAAAAGGCAGACAATTCACTGTCACCAAATACAAATGCACCCGCCCACATAAAGGCAATGAGCGCTAAAAACATCCAAGTAGTAGAAATACTTAAAATACGTACATACTTAATGTCGGTACTCGAGTAGGCAGCAAACGATATTGCAGCCAACACAATTAAATAAAACACCGGAATAACACTTGAGCCATCGCCTAAATCGGGTAAGTACCAAGGTAAATTAGTCAGTAGTAAGTAAGCAGTAAATGCACAGGTGCCAATGATGACAACGTTATTAATAAACTTAACCCAAGGAATGTCGAAAAATTTAACTTTAGGTTCTATTACACAGAAATAAAAGCACGTAAGAAAGTAAAATCCCCAGATTAAAAACCCCCAATAGCCAAACTCAATAGCTAGCGGATTGGCAAATGCGTACTCTGGGCTTGCTTTTATGTCTGCATAACCGGCAAATTCGGTTAACGGAAACATAATAAGGCCAACATCTAGGCCTGAGGTAAATAATATGGCTATAAAGGTAAATGTTCTAACAGGCGTTACGCCAACAACACGTACATTGCCCCATTTAAATAAAATAGCGATTACAGCTAATAAGGTGAAAATAATCCCAGCACTAAGCCAAATAGTCATTATCGCCCTCCCAAAATAAATAAAAGTAATTCATAAATACTCCGTTTATTGTTTTTTCTCGCGTTAACACAACATAACCAATTTATATCGTGAGCCACGGCGAGCCTCACAAAGGGTTAACTACCTAAGTAGCTAAACCTTTGCCAGTGGCTTAATTTATATCTTGCTATTACGTTGTGTTGTTTGCCAGTTAGCGCTCATTGCTACAGATGCATTGAGTTTTGCTAGTGGCTTATTACCTAAAATAATATCAGCGGCTTTTTCGGCCACCATAATGGTAGGGCCGTTTAAGTTACCGTTTGGTATGGTTGGAAATATAGATGAGTCAACTACACGTAAACCTGCAATCCCATGTACTTGAGTGTTTGAATTAACGACTGCCAGTTCATCTTCACCCATTTTGCAAGAGCAAGAAGGGTGATAAGCGCTTTCAACCGTTTGACGTACAAAGGCATCTATTTCTGCATCGGTTTGAATATGCTTACCTGGCTGAATTTCTTCATCGCGATAATCATCAAAGGCACTTTGCTCAATAATTTCACGAGTTAGGCGTACACAGGCTCTAAAGCCTTCAATGTCATCTTGATGTTGTAGGTAATTAAACACAATTTTAGGTGGTTGCTCAGGATCAGCCGATGC includes the following:
- a CDS encoding BCCT family transporter, whose protein sequence is MTIWLSAGIIFTLLAVIAILFKWGNVRVVGVTPVRTFTFIAILFTSGLDVGLIMFPLTEFAGYADIKASPEYAFANPLAIEFGYWGFLIWGFYFLTCFYFCVIEPKVKFFDIPWVKFINNVVIIGTCAFTAYLLLTNLPWYLPDLGDGSSVIPVFYLIVLAAISFAAYSSTDIKYVRILSISTTWMFLALIAFMWAGAFVFGDSELSAFSNNLGAIGTYFANINEFVLPLNDYHEFYLFWWFAWSIMIGQFTARFVGGLRTYQVLAAMLIFPSIPIAIWFSVLYHYHEAGIPTEGIKNFAMVFVGIIFVINSLDSLIRLYTDNLNLTVKRLGKFKYLTMNIVALSLLTLLFKLEFLQIQWVGALVIALFFICIAYIGYNKLKTVNDIIGSPKANKIDYTKIENMS